One window from the genome of Pyxicephalus adspersus chromosome 6, UCB_Pads_2.0, whole genome shotgun sequence encodes:
- the NXPH3 gene encoding neurexophilin-3, protein MQLTQCCFIFLVQGSIYLVICGQEDSPGDSDDEDQSEAKPQPRPRIPRRKTSSPARPRSSNPLNSTVLQLLSNSPEFWDVLNSLSDLGHNQEPPIPARVRRQSVLRSTGRAKKIFGWGDFYSNIKTVKLNLLITGKVVDHGNGSFSVFFLHNSTGQGNVSVSLVPPSKVLDFDLEQQMYAEAKESKIFNCRVEFEKVDKAIKTGLCPHDPSKTCHQQQTRSKVSWTCSQPFKIVCVYVSFYTTDYRLVQKVCPDYNYHSSSPYSPSG, encoded by the exons ATGCAGCTAACACAATGCTGTTTTATATTCCTCGTCCAAGGCAGCATCTATTTG GTGATTTGTGGGCAGGAGGACTCCCCTGGTGATTCTGATGATGAAGACCAATCAGAAGCCAAGCCTCAACCAAGACCACGAATCCCTCGAAGAAAAACTTCCTCCCCAGCCCGGCCTCGTAGTTCCAACCCGTTAAACTCTACAGTCCTTCAACTTCTCTCTAACTCCCCTGAATTTTGGGATGTCCTGAACAGTCTTTCAGATCTAGGCCACAATCAAGAACCTCCAATTCCTGCAAGGGTCCGACGGCAGTCTGTGCTCAGGTCAACTGgaagagcaaaaaaaatctttggttgGGGGGACTTTTATTCCAATATTAAGACGGTGAAGCTTAACCTCCTCATCACTGGGAAAGTGGTGGACCATGGGAATGGCTCCTTCAGTGTGTTCTTTCTTCACAATTCGACTGGCCAGGGAAATGTGTCCGTCAGTCTTGTCCCACCATCCAAAGTCCTTGACTTTGATTTGGAGCAGCAGATGTATGCTGAAGCAAAGGAGTCAAAAATCTTTAACTGCCGTGTGGAATTTGAAAAAGTGGATAAAGCAATTAAGACAGGTCTGTGTCCTCACGATCCATCAAAGACCTGCCATCAGCAGCAAACTCGTAGCAAGGTCTCTTGGACATGTTCACAGCCTTTCAAGATTGTTTGTGTGTATGTCTCCTTTTACACTACTGATTACAGACTAGTGCAAAAGGTCTGCCCAGACTATAACTATCACAGCAGCTCTCCATACTCACCATCAGGCTGA